Part of the Pseudodesulfovibrio hydrargyri genome is shown below.
GCCGGGGGAAGGGGAGAGGGGAACCCTTTGAAAAGGGCTTCCCCTCTCCCCTTCCCCCGGACCCCCCATCCCCTCTCCTCTCCTAAACTTTTTGGGTGCGCTTCGCGCGGGGTGGGCTGTGATCAACCTGTTTATTTCGCTCTACATAAAGTGGTTCTTTCTTTTGACGCCGTTCTTCGTGCTGTCCGTGTTCCTGTCCATGACCGAGGAAATGGACAAGCCGGAGCAGCATCGGCTGGCCATTCGCACGACCATGGCGGTGCTGGTCATTTCCCTGGTGCTCTACTTCGCGGGCAATCCGATCTTTTCCACGCTGGGGATCACCCTGGACGGGTTCCGGGTGGGGTCCGGGGCGCTGCTGTTCCTGTCCGCCGTGTCCCTGGTATCGGGCAAGAAACAGCGGCCCGAGCCGGACGACGATTCCGACGTGGCCGTGGTCCCGCTGGCCATGCCCATCACCGTGGGCCCGGCGACCATCGGCACCCTGCTCATCCTCGGCGCGGAGCTGCCCGGGGCCGAGGAGAAGCTGACCGGCGCGGGCGCCCTGGTCTGCGCCTGCCTGTCCGTGGGCGTCATCCTCTTTTCCGCGTCCAGCCTGAAGCGGGTCATCGGCCGCATGGGCCTCAACGTACTGACCAAGATCACCGGCCTGGTCCTGTCCGCCATGGCCGCCCAGATCGCCTTCACCGGCGTGCGCAATTTCCTGTCCTGATACCGGCCCGGTCCCGGGTGCACAGGCCCGGTCCTCCCCGCGCGGCGGGGAGCTTCACCCGCCCCGCGCGCCCCATGGACCTCGGCGCAAAATCAGTATATACTTACAACCTCATGCGTATCCTCCTGCTATGCATAGCCGCCCTGCTCCTGGGCTCCCCGGCCCTGGGCGGTGAACCCCTGGTCCTGGGCTACGGCGGGGGCTCCCTGTCCATCGCCTCGCTCAAGGTGCTCAAGGAGGCCTACCGGCGCATCGGCGTGGAGATCACTGGCAAGCGGCTGCCCGCGGCCCGTTCCCTGGAGATGGCCGAAAACGGCCAGGTGGACGGCGAGGTCAACCGCATCGAGGCCATCGAGGAGCAATACCCCCGCCTGATGCGCATCGACGTGCCGGTCAACCGGCTGGAGGGGGTCGTCATGACCTGCGATACCAGCCTGGAGCACGTCACCCTGGAGGCCATCCGCAACCTCCACCTGGGCATCAAGATCGGCAACCGCTACGCCGAGATGCTCACCAAAGGCATGCCCTCCGTGACCCGGCTGCCCCACGAGAAAAAGCTGATGACCCTGCTTCTGGAGGGCCGCCTCGACGCCCTGCTGGTGGACCGCGCCTGGGCCGAGGCCGAGATGGCCAAGCCGGGCATGGGTTGCCTGCGCGTCAACGAGCCGCCCCTGGTGATCGTACCCCTCTATCACTACCTGAACCGCAGCCACGCCGCCCTCGTCCCCCTGATCACCGGCGAGATGAGGGCCATGCGCGAGTCCGGCGAGATCGACCGCATCCTGGGCATCAATGAACGCCGCTGACCCGTCCCTTTACACCGGGCCCGAACTGCCCTTAAACTCGGTCGCCATGACAACCGAATCCCCCCTGACCTTCGAACACGGCTACGACATCCGCTCCTACGAACCGCGCCCGGACGGCCGCGTGTCCGTGACCGCCATCTGCAACCAGTTGCAGGACATCGCCTCGCGCCACGCGGACCGGCTCGGCTTCGGCCACCGCGACCTGGAGCAGAGCGGCCACTTCTGGATTCTGGCCCGGTTGCACCTCATGGTCGACCGGCTGCCCGGCTTCGGCGGGCGAACCGACATCGTCACCTGGCCCTCGGGCAACGAGCGACTGGTGGCCTTGCGCGACTTCCTGGTCCTGGACGATGACGGTCCCCTGGGCCGGGCGACCACCTCCTGGGTGACCATGAACGCCAAAACCCACCGCCCGGACCCGCCCCAGACCGTGCTCCATGAGCGGTTCATCCCGGACCGTGAGCACGCCCTGACCTTCCCCACCAAGGCCGTGACCCGGCTCAAGTGGGGCGAACACCAAACGCGGCTCACGGCCCGGCGTGCGGACATGGACATCAACGGCCACGTGAACAACGTGAAATACCTGGAATACTGCTTCGAGGCCGTGCCCGCCGAGTGGATCGCGGACAACCGCTGCCACGGGGTGGACATCCAGTTCCGCAGCGAGTCCTTCCCCGGCGACGAGCTGGTCTCGGAATGCGCCAAGGGCGAACCGGACCAGTCCATGGACACCTTCCTGCACGGCCTGACCCGTGTTTCGGACAACAAGGAGATCGTGCGCATGCGCTCCTGGTGGAGGCGGCCGTGAGCAAGGACATCACCCTGACCTTCGAAACCGACGGCATCGACTGGGTGGAGGCGGCGTCCATTTTCGAGCGCGCCCCGCTGGGCACCCGCGAGCCGGACGTGCTGCGCCGGACCTTCGAGAACAGCGACCTGACCTGCTTCGCCTGGGAAGGCCCCACCATGGTGGGCATCGCCCGCGCCCTGAGCGACCGCACGGTGCATTCGGTCATATACGACCTGTGCATGCTCCCCGAATGCCAGGGCAAGGGGCTGGGCACGCGGATGATGGAGGCCATGCTGGAGCGCCTCGGCACCCCGGGCGTGGTCCTGTGGTCCGTGCCGGGCAAGGAGCCGTTCTACGCGCGCTTCGGGTTCAAGCCCATGCTCACGGCCATGGCCCGGTTCGAGGACCCCGAGCGGTCCGCGGCCGGCGGCTACATCATTCTGTGACG
Proteins encoded:
- a CDS encoding GNAT family N-acetyltransferase, producing the protein MSKDITLTFETDGIDWVEAASIFERAPLGTREPDVLRRTFENSDLTCFAWEGPTMVGIARALSDRTVHSVIYDLCMLPECQGKGLGTRMMEAMLERLGTPGVVLWSVPGKEPFYARFGFKPMLTAMARFEDPERSAAGGYIIL
- a CDS encoding MarC family protein, with amino-acid sequence MINLFISLYIKWFFLLTPFFVLSVFLSMTEEMDKPEQHRLAIRTTMAVLVISLVLYFAGNPIFSTLGITLDGFRVGSGALLFLSAVSLVSGKKQRPEPDDDSDVAVVPLAMPITVGPATIGTLLILGAELPGAEEKLTGAGALVCACLSVGVILFSASSLKRVIGRMGLNVLTKITGLVLSAMAAQIAFTGVRNFLS
- a CDS encoding substrate-binding periplasmic protein, coding for MRILLLCIAALLLGSPALGGEPLVLGYGGGSLSIASLKVLKEAYRRIGVEITGKRLPAARSLEMAENGQVDGEVNRIEAIEEQYPRLMRIDVPVNRLEGVVMTCDTSLEHVTLEAIRNLHLGIKIGNRYAEMLTKGMPSVTRLPHEKKLMTLLLEGRLDALLVDRAWAEAEMAKPGMGCLRVNEPPLVIVPLYHYLNRSHAALVPLITGEMRAMRESGEIDRILGINERR
- a CDS encoding acyl-[acyl-carrier-protein] thioesterase, whose protein sequence is MTTESPLTFEHGYDIRSYEPRPDGRVSVTAICNQLQDIASRHADRLGFGHRDLEQSGHFWILARLHLMVDRLPGFGGRTDIVTWPSGNERLVALRDFLVLDDDGPLGRATTSWVTMNAKTHRPDPPQTVLHERFIPDREHALTFPTKAVTRLKWGEHQTRLTARRADMDINGHVNNVKYLEYCFEAVPAEWIADNRCHGVDIQFRSESFPGDELVSECAKGEPDQSMDTFLHGLTRVSDNKEIVRMRSWWRRP